The following proteins are encoded in a genomic region of Coffea eugenioides isolate CCC68of chromosome 6, Ceug_1.0, whole genome shotgun sequence:
- the LOC113774797 gene encoding 39S ribosomal protein L41-A, mitochondrial-like isoform X1 gives MALGLILGLGRSAFRRKRTSSLDILTSKRGPRDYYKGKNCKPTGFHTRKGFPLILLWLFFGGYVVVQEKLPNYVVPDLTDFKLKPYVSQCPIEIKATEGADSSK, from the exons ATGGCGCTGGGATTGATATTAGGGCTGGGAAGGTCGGCATTCAGGAGGAAGCGTACATCTTCACTGGATATTCTCACGTCCAAAAGAGGCCCTCGGGATTACTATAAGGGAAAAAATTGCAAGCCTACTGGTTTCCACACTCGCAAAGGTTTTCCACTTATCTTGCTGTGGCTATTTTTTG GTGGCTATGTGGTGGTGCAAGAAAAGCTGCCTAACTATGTGGTTCCCGATCTAACGGACTTCAAG CTAAAACCATATGTATCTCAGTGCCCAATAGAAATTAAAGCTACTGAGGGTGCTGATTCATCTAAATGA
- the LOC113774797 gene encoding 39S ribosomal protein L41-A, mitochondrial-like isoform X2 — protein sequence MALGLILGLGRSAFRRKRTSSLDILTSKRGPRDYYKGKNCKPTGFHTRKGGYVVVQEKLPNYVVPDLTDFKLKPYVSQCPIEIKATEGADSSK from the exons ATGGCGCTGGGATTGATATTAGGGCTGGGAAGGTCGGCATTCAGGAGGAAGCGTACATCTTCACTGGATATTCTCACGTCCAAAAGAGGCCCTCGGGATTACTATAAGGGAAAAAATTGCAAGCCTACTGGTTTCCACACTCGCAAAG GTGGCTATGTGGTGGTGCAAGAAAAGCTGCCTAACTATGTGGTTCCCGATCTAACGGACTTCAAG CTAAAACCATATGTATCTCAGTGCCCAATAGAAATTAAAGCTACTGAGGGTGCTGATTCATCTAAATGA
- the LOC113775120 gene encoding cell division cycle protein 48 homolog, with translation MSNQAESSDSKGTKRDFSTAILERKKSPNRLVVDEAINDDNSVVALHPETMEKLQLFRGDTILIKGKKRRDTICIALADDTCDEPKIRMNKVVRSNLRVRLGDVVSVHQCPDVKYGKRVHILPIDDTVEGVTGNLFDAYLKPYFLEAYRPVRKGDLFLVRGGMRSVEFKVIESDPAEYCVVAPDTEIFCEGEPVRREDEDRLDEVGYDDVGGVRKQMAQIRELVELPLRHPQLFKSIGVKPPKGILLYGPPGSGKTLIARAVANETGAFFFCINGPEIMSKLAGESESNLRKAFEEAEKNAPSIIFIDEIDSIAPKREKTHGEVERRIVSQLLTLMDGLKSRAHVIVIGATNRPNSIDPALRRFGRFDREIDIGVPDEVGRLEVLRIHTKNMKLAEDVDLERISKDTHGYVGADLAALCTEAALQCIREKMDVIDLEDDSIDAEILNSMAVTNEHFQTALGTSNPSALRETVVEVPNVSWDDIGGLENVKRELQETVQYPVEHPEKFEKFGMSPSKGVLFYGPPGCGKTLLAKAIANECQANFISIKGPELLTMWFGESEANVREIFDKARQSAPCVLFFDELDSIATQRGSSVGDAGGAADRVLNQLLTEMDGMNAKKTVFIIGATNRPDIIDPALLRPGRLDQLIYIPLPDEDSRHQIFKASLRKSPVSKDVDLRALAKYTQGFSGADITEICQRACKYAIRENIEKDIERERRRRDNPEAMEEDVDDEVAEIKAAHFEESMKFARRSVSDADIRKYQAFAQTLQQSRGFGTEFRFSETSAGATGADPFAASAGGADEDDLYS, from the exons ATGAGTAACCAGGCTGAATCTTCCGACTC GAAAGGAACAAAGAGGGATTTCAGTACTGCGATTTTAGAGAGGAAGAAGTCGCCCAATCGGCTCGTTGTCGATGAGGCAATCAACGATGATAATTCCGTCGTGGCCCTACACCCGGAAACCATGGAAAAGCTTCAGCTTTTCCGCGGCGACACCATCTTGATTAAG ggaaagaaaagaagggataCAATTTGCATTGCCCTTGCTGATGACACTTGTGATGAACCAAAGATTAGGATGAACAAGGTCGTCAGGTCAAACCTCAGGGTTAGGCTTGGAGATGTGGTTTCCGTGCATCAGTGTCCTGATGTCAAGTATGGGAAACGTGTTCACATCCTTCCCATTGATGATACTGTTGAAGGGGTTACTGGAAACCTTTTTGATGCTTATTTGAAGC CCTATTTCTTGGAGGCATATCGTCCTGTCAGGAAGGGTGACCTCTTCCTTGTAAGGGGAGGAATGAGAAGCGTAGAATTCAAAGTGATTGAATCTGACCCCGCTGAGTATTGTGTGGTTGCACCTGATACTGAAATCTTTTGTGAGGGAGAACCAGTGCGAAGGGAGGATGAAGATCGGTTGGATGAGGTTGGTTATGATGATGTTGGAGGAGTTCGTAAACAGATGGCTCAGATTCGTGAACTGGTAGAGTtgcctttgaggcatccacaACTCTTTAAATCAATTGGTGTGAAGCCCCCAAAAGGAATTCTGCTTTATGGTCCTCCAGGATCTGGAAAGACCTTGATAGCCCGAGCTGTGGCTAATGAAACTGGTGCTTTCTTCTTCTGCATTAATGGACCTGAGATCATGTCAAAGCTGGCGGGAGAAAGTGAAAGCAATCTCAGGAAAGCATTTGAGGAAGCCGAGAAGAATGCCCCATCAATTATTTTTATCGATGAAATTGATTCTATTGCTCCTAAGCGTGAGAAGACGCATGGAGAAGTTGAGAGAAGAATTGTCTCTCAGCTCTTGACGCTTATGGATGGGCTTAAGTCCAGAGCCCACGTTATTGTCATAGGTGCTACTAACCGTCCCAATAGCATTGATCCTGCCCTGAGAAGGTTTGGGAGATTTGACAGGGAAATAGACATCGGTGTTCCAGATGAAGTTGGGCGGCTTGAGGTTCTTCGCATTCACACAAAGAATATGAAGCTTGCTGAAGAT GTTGATTTGGAAAGAATTTCCAAGGACACCCATGGTTATGTTGGTGCTGATTTAGCAGCTTTGTGTACTGAGGCTGCACTCCAGTGCATCAGGGAGAAAATGGATGTGATTGACCTGGAAGATGATTCTATTGATGCGGAGATACTCAACTCCATGGCCGTCACCAATGAGCACTTCCAGACTGCACTTGGGACAAGCAACCCTTCTGCTCTCCGAGAAACT GTGGTTGAAGTTCCAAATGTCAGCTGGGATGATATTGGAGGCCTTGAGAATGTTAAACGAGAGCTTCAAGAG ACTGTTCAATACCCAGTGGAGCATCCTGAGAAGTTTGAGAAATTTGGAATGTCCCCCTCAAAGGGAGTTCTTTTCTACGGCCCACCAGGCTGTGGCAAAACTTTGCTGGCAAAGGCTATTGCAAACGAGTGTCAAGCTAACTTTATTAGCATTAAGGGTCCTGAATTACTTACCATGTGGTTTGGAGAGAGTGAGGCCAACGTCAGAGAAATTTTTGACAAGGCTCGCCAATCTGCTCCTTGTGTACTCTTCTTTGATGAATTGGATTCAATTGCTACTCAG AGAGGAAGTAGTGTAGGAGATGCTGGAGGTGCTGCTGATAGGGTTTTGAATCAGCTGCTAACTGAAATGGATGGAATGAATGCAAAGAAAACTGTTTTCATTATTGGTGCCACCAACAGACCTGATATAATTGACCCTGCACTTTTGAGGCCTGGACGACTCGATCAGTTGATTTATATCCCTCTTCCAGATGAAGATTCTCGCCATCAGATATTCAAGGCGAGCCTCAGGAAATCGCCTGTTTCTAAAGACGTAGACTTGAGAGCTCTAGCCAAGTATACCCAAGGTTTTAGTGGAGCTGATATTACAGAGATATGTCAACGTGCCTGTAAATATGCTATCAGAGAGAATATTGAAAAA GATATTGAGAgggagaggaggaggagagatAATCCTGAGGCAATGGAGGAGGACGTGGATGATGAAGTTGCTGAAATCAAGGCTGCTCACTTTGAGGAATCCATGAAGTTTGCTCGTAGGAGTGTCAGTGATGCAGACATACGTAAATATCAGGCATTTGCTCAAACCTTGCAGCAGTCTAGAGGGTTTGGTACCGAATTCCGATTCTCTGAGACCAGTGCAGGTGCTACAGGCGCTGACCCTTTTGCAGCATCGGCTGGTGGAGCTGATGAAGATGACCTTTATAGTTAG
- the LOC113775632 gene encoding pentatricopeptide repeat-containing protein At2g32630, whose amino-acid sequence MSSKLHNAIKQFTPASSKSDRQIAKAISVALISSTKDPLGLEPTCNSDLNPQIIHLVLSNPRVPAQNCFRFFNFLKTNPSVTPQKPNSDAHITLALRLFKARKFREAKSVLNAVASDDNLRSSISEIASSAGKNSSEPRIVGKLFDMLFRVYADNKRFKEGLEVFEHMLSSGFEIDERSCLVYLIALKKFDQFESLFAFFNRMVEANVKITVYSITTVIGGLCKRREVDKARILLDEMVAKGIKPNEFTYNTLIDAYIRIQDFDGVQEILSAMKKDGVGFNVTTYTLLIHGRCTSGKIAEAEKLFEELHEKGGLTPDVHVYTVMINWYCKLGNVKQAFVLFDSLVERGLVPNVHTYGALIDGVCGAGQMGAAEILLKEMQSKGIDLNRVIFNTLMDGYCKQGMVGEARRLQAIMEGKGLEADVYVYNIIATGLCKAKRYDEAKKVLFSMMDKGVVPNTVTYTTLIDIYSKEGNLVEAKRIFREMLNRGEKPNEVTYNALIDGYCKKGNMKEAYQMRSEMQVKGLTPDVYTYTSLVHGECMHGKIDSAVELFNEMHGRLLAPNVVTYTALISGLSKEGRSDEAFRLYDEMTGAGLTPDDTVYSSLVGSLHGSKS is encoded by the coding sequence ATGTCGTCCAAGCTTCACAATGCTATCAAACAGTTTACCCCGGCAAGCTCAAAATCAGATCGACAGATCGCCAAAGCTATATCCGTAGCACTGATTTCTTCCACGAAAGATCCCCTAGGTCTCGAACCCACTTGCAATTCTGATCTGAATCCCCAAATTATCCATCTCGTCCTCTCCAACCCTCGAGTACCCGCCCAAAATTGCTTCCGCTTCTTTAATTTCCTCAAAACGAACCCGTCAGTTACTCCCCAGAAACCCAACAGTGACGCCCATATCACATTAGCCCTGCGCTTATTCAAAGCAAGGAAGTTCCGTGAAGCCAAGTCTGTATTGAACGCTGTTGCCTCGGATGACAACCTCAGAAGCTCAATTTCAGAAATAGCATCTTCAGCGGGCAAAAATTCTTCGGAACCCAGAATCGTAGGGAAGTTGTTTGATATGCTATTTAGGGTGTATGCTGATAATAAGAGGTTTAAGGAGGGTTTAGAGGTTTTCGAACACATGTTGAGTAGTGGTTTCGAGATTGATGAGAGATCGTGCTTGGTTTACTTAATTGCACTCAAGAAATTTGATCAGTTCGAGTCATTGTTTGCGTTTTTTAACAGAATGGTGGAGGCCAATGTAAAAATTACCGTTTATTCGATCACAACGGTGATTGGCGGTCTATGCAAAAGAAGAGAGGTTGACAAGGCGAGAATATTACTGGATGAAATGGTTGCCAAAGGGATTAAGCCTAATGAATTTACTTATAATACTTTGATAGATGCTTATATAAGAATACAGGATTTTGACGGAGTTCAAGAGATTTTGAGCGCAATGAAGAAGGATGGAGTTGGGTTTAATGTGACAACTTACACGCTTTTGATTCATGGGCGTTGTACCTCTGGGAAGATTGCAGAGGCAGAGAAGCTGTTTGAGGAACTGCACGAGAAGGGGGGATTGACGCCTGATGTCCATGTATACACCGTAATGATCAATTGGTACTGTAAGTTGGGGAATGTCAAGCAGGcgtttgtgttgtttgattcaTTGGTGGAGAGAGGCCTCGTCCCAAATGTTCACACCTATGGGGCCTTAATAGATGGGGTCTGTGGAGCAGGTCAGATGGGGGCAGCAGAAATTTTACTCAAGGAGATGCAAAGCAAGGGGATTGATCTGAATAGGGTGATATTTAATACGTTGATGGATGGTTATTGCAAGCAAGGGATGGTAGGTGAAGCACGGAGACTTCAAGCTATCATGGAGGGGAAGGGACTTGAGGCGGATGTGTATGTGTACAATATAATAGCCACTGGGTTGTGTAAAGCAAAGCGATATGACGAAGCAAAGAAGGTTCTGTTCTCAATGATGGATAAAGGTGTGGTACCAAACACGGTCACGTACACTACTTTGATCGATATTTACAGCAAGGAAGGAAACTTGGTTGAAGCAAAAAGGATTTTTCGAGAGATGTTGAATAGGGGAGAGAAACCCAATGAAGTAACCTACAATGCCCTGATAGATGGCTATTGTAAGAAAGGAAATATGAAAGAAGCTTATCAGATGAGATCGGAGATGCAAGTCAAAGGCCTCACACCTGACGTTTATACTTACACTTCTCTTGTACATGGCGAGTGCATGCATGGAAAGATAGATAGCGCTGTGGAATTGTTTAATGAAATGCACGGTAGGCTCTTAGCGCCAAATGTTGTAACTTATACGGCGCTTATTTCAGGCCTGTCAAAAGAGGGAAGATCAGATGAAGCTTTTAGATTGTATGATGAGATGACAGGGGCAGGTCTTACACCTGATGACACTGTATACTCTTCGCTCGTGGGAAGTCTTCATGGTTCTAAATCCTAG
- the LOC113775533 gene encoding RNA polymerase sigma factor sigF, chloroplastic — protein MEAARNFLSSPPTFSSRTHLKNFPSSSSTSSSVSVLREKVAPLLTRMPAVTVACYFATSTHISEQHEESGPSLRLMKYDRMSQATLDRRLIDAAPSANQGSDTDDPNHLKSNSHVKLLQLPGLWYLFQSLDARQSVPSKPDDFIDVEAENVVALAKNALSASREAALLAENSKLFGASVDDTLSPSLLSALTDIPLEKKTVHSTRLLQRQPKKSRVPKPKVEVEDTRPPVRPNLQRKAFDLIDPLRVFLSGPETKLLTVDEESELIGKIQDWMKLEEVKSRLQSQFNREPTLVEWAEAAGLSCRALQTQLHSGNRSREKLIYANHRMVVHIARQYMGRGLSVQDLLQVGNMGLMRSIEKFKPQVGCRFATYAYWWIRQAIRKAIFQHSRTIRLPDNVYGLLSKVKEAKKLCIQQGIHSPTKEEIASCAGITVEKLEKLLFTARMPLSMQQPVWMDQDTTFQEVTADTAIEASDLSVSKQLMRIHIRNLLRILNPKERKIIRLRFGIEDGKQKSLSEIGAVFGLSKERVRQLETRALYKLKQCLSSQGLNAYADMLL, from the exons ATGGAGGCAGCAAGGAACTTCCTTTCTTCACCTCCAACATTTTCTTCAAGAACCCACCTCAAGAATTTCCcgtcttcttcttcaacttcctcTTCTG TCTCAGTGCTTCGGGAAAAAGTAGCTCCTCTGCTCACCCGCATGCCTGCTGTTACTGTAGCTTGTTATTTTGCTACCTCAACTCATATTTCAGAGCAACATGAGGAAAGCGGGCCATCGCTTCGCCTGATGAAGTACGATAGAATGTCTCAG GCAACACTAGATAGGAGGCTTATTGATGCTGCACCATCTGCAAATCAAGGGAGTGACACTGATGATCCCAATCATCTTAAAAGCAATTCTCATGTAAAATTACTTCAGTTGCCCGGCTTGTGGTACTT ATTTCAATCCTTAGACGCACGGCAGTCTGTTCCTAGTAAACCCGACGATTTTATTGATGTTGAAGCAGAAAATGTAGTTGCCCTTGCCAAAAATGCTTTGTCTGCATCAAGAGAAGCAGCCTTATTAGCTGAAAATTCCAAATTATTTGGAGCTAGTGTAGATGACACTCTGAGTCCGAG TTTGCTTTCTGCTTTGACTGACATTCCGCTGGAGAAAAAAACAGTACACTCAACACGTCTTCTGCAGAGACAACCCAAAAAAAGTAGGGTGCCAAAGCCAAAAGTTGAGGTTGAGGACACCAGACCTCCTGTAAGGCCAAATCTACAGAGAAAAGCTTTTGATCTCATTGATCCTCTACGGGTTTTCTTGTCTGGTCCTGAAACAAAACTTTTGACTGTAGATGAAGAATCTGAATTGATTGGGAAGATACAG GATTGGATGAAACTAGAGGAAGTAAAGAGTAGGCTTCAGAGTCAATTTAATCGTGAACCAACTTTGGTTGAATGGGCAGAAGCTGCTGGTCTAAGTTGTCGAGCCTTGCAGACACAACTTCACTCCGGTAATAGGAGCCGCGAGAAACTGATATATGCCAATCACCGCATGGTGGTTCATATTGCCAGACAGTACATGGGACGTGGTCTCAGCGTTCAGGATCTATTGCAG GTGGGTAACATGGGTCTCATGAGGAGTATTGAGAAATTTAAACCCCAAGTAGGTTGCCGATTTGCAACTTATGCCTATTGGTGGATAAGGCAAGCTATTAGGAAGGCCATTTTTCAGCATTCTAGGACAATCCGTTTGCCA GACAATGTGTATGGCCTTCTTTCGAAGGTAAAGGAAGCAAAGAAACTTTGCATTCAACAAGGTATTCATAGTCCTACAAAAGAAGAGATTGCATCATGTGCTGGAATTACAGTTGAGAAGTTGGAAAAATTGCTGTTTACTGCAAGAATGCCACTGTCTATGCAACAGCCTGTGTGGATGGATCAAGATACAACTTTCCAG GAAGTCACTGCTGACACAGCAATTGAGGCCTCAGACTTGAGTGTGTCAAAGCAACTTATGAGGATCCATATTCGGAATCTACTTCGCATTCTAAAtccaaaagagagaaaaatcatCAGGCTTAGATTTGGCATTGAAGATGGCAAACAGAAATCACTATCTGAAATTGGTGCAGTTTTTGGATTGTCTAAAGAGAGAGTTCGGCAGCTAGAAACTCGAGCACTGTACAAGCTCAAGCAGTGTCTTAGTAGTCAAGGGTTAAATGCGTATGCGGATATGCTTCTTTAG